The Sander lucioperca isolate FBNREF2018 chromosome 15, SLUC_FBN_1.2, whole genome shotgun sequence genome window below encodes:
- the arhgef33 gene encoding rho guanine nucleotide exchange factor 33 — protein sequence MENGKTETEGQTEGVSEVKEENVEEANIEIAQLQGLVAELRVGLHAALTELYELRQRDHGLEEKLQAYQTDVDDKIMGLKNLLNTFKDELNVALLHIKDVSSRQREVQKRIELFQSENDIISVPQSQPDLSVIQHFFSSLPNSSSPQRSTTSTQTSTSEQEAQQQQRGCPPRSPARGERKNSRDDTETANSQTENNKRQRVALELLESERIYVSHLSLLLKANISFNGSEALTSKDKRPFPSTLRFLIQQHLELLHTLQERVLKSQWQGIMGDVFMRLTSKESDFLDFYVSYLKELPECLSVVTMLASTSMKSSAFLESEITGDESKPSLHTLLLQPVQRIPEYLLLLQRLLRQTHAEHPDYYLLLVCIQQFRSFTAQYHHLLQHNQELLLHNRNEVKRSTMKQLLKTVESGIPANNIGSPYPCNSATLEHVNQVKRSKQRLLEQIQSHHFQDWDRDQEPETHCYDTEWPSQIHFFSPELDSRSHKPTGLGSIPKSEASERSMSCQNHLPSRPADVRQVQPGSALADALGEFLLPPDPPGMESLYEEDRSSFHDVSMFDRCSSASSDSSIDIAFVRCPKAPSASHHAMAANVSTTRDVFGNGGSHGNGYKLPKRGCVSPDEAVMMRRNQHRPLQASQRKSKSLNGLQMDNTVSGLDGGPLSDHPKRLGLGSHAKLERQGSKGSKGCPTPSRKVHSPLGNRVDINKHSDDLHGLLSIDSGFQSWGDESKWRGGTEENNHTPFSERSRKQDKGGFRSSFKKLFKKKSSDEKKEKGGEKTPENQNNGEHETPGKNPKLVQLEINRGTAV from the exons AATGTGGAGGAAGCTAACATAGAAATTGCTCAG CTGCAGGGCCTGGTGGCTGAACTGCGCGTGGGGCTCCATGCTGCTTTGACGGAACTGTACGAGCTGCGTCAGAGGGACCATGGCCTGGAGGAGAAGCTCCAGGCCTATCAGACTGACGTGGATGATAAGATCATGGGCCTCAAGAACTTGCTCAACACTTTCAAG GATGAGCTCAATGTGGCATTGCTCCACATAAAGGATGTGTCGAGCAGACAGAGGGAGGTGCAGAAGAGGATAGAACTGTTTCAGTCAGAAAACGATATCATCTCTGTTCCACAAAG CCAGCCAGACCTCAGTGTTATTCAACACTTCTTTTCCAGTCTGCCAAATAGTAGCTCACCACAGAGGAGCACCACATCCACACAGA cctCTACCTCTGAACAGGaggctcagcagcagcagagaggttGTCCGCCCCGATCTCCAGCGCGGGGAGAGAGGAAGAACAGCAGAGACGACACAGAGACCGCCAACAGCCAAACTGAAAACA ataagAGACAGAGAGTCGCTCTCGAGTTGCTGGAGTCAGAGAGAATTTATGTGTCCCACCTGTCTCTGTTACTGAAGGCCAACATCTCCTTTAATGGATCAGAAGCTCTCACCTCCAAAGACAAACG TCCGTTTCCCAGCACTCTGAGGTTTCTGATCCAGCAGCACCTTGAGCTCCTCCATACTCTCCAGGAGCGTGTGCTCAAGAGCCAGTGgcaaggcatcatgggagatgtGTTTATGAGGCTTACCAGCAAAGAG AGTGACTTCTTGGACTTTTATGTGTCCTACCTGAAGGAGCTTCCAGAATGTCTGTCAGTCGTCACCATGCTTGCCTCCACCTCAATGAAATCTTCTGCCTTCCTGGAG AGTGAAATAACGGGTGATGAATCCAAACCCTCCCTCCACACTCTGCTCCTTCAGCCAGTTCAGAGGATCCCTGAGTACCTGCTCCTGCTACAG AGGCTGCTAAGGCAGACACACGCAGAGCACCCAGACTACTACCTGCTGCTGGTGTGCATCCAGCAGTTCAGGTCCTTCACGGCTCAGTACCACCACCTCCTCCAGCACAACCAGGAGCTTCTGCTGCACAACCGCAATGAGGTGAAGAG GTCTACCATGAAACAGCTGTTAAAGACAGTAGAAAGTGGGATTCCAGCTAACAACATTGGCTCACCGTACCCTTGCAACAGTGCCACATt AGAACATGTCAACCAGGTGAAGCGGAGCAAGCAGCGTCTCCTGGAGCAGATCCAGTCTCATCATTTCCAGGATTGGGATCGCGACCAGGAACCCGAAACTCATTGTTACGACACAGAGTGGCCCTCCCAGATCCACTTCTTCAGCCCCGAGCTGGACTCACGGAGCCACAAACCAACAG GTCTTGGCAGTATCCCAAAGAGTGAAGCATCTGAGAGGTCCATGTCATGCCAGAATCATCTGCCCTCCAGACCTGCAGACGTCCGTCAGGTTCAACCAGGCTCCGCTTTGGCCGATGCCCTTGGAGAGTTCCTTCTCCCTCCAGACCCTCCAGGGATGGAGAGCCTCTATGAAGAGGACAGAAGTTCCTTTCATGATGTCTCCATGTTCGACCGCTGTTCCTCTGCCTCTTCAGATTCCTCTATTGACATTGCTTTTGTGAGGTGCCCCAAAGCCCCTTCAGCATCACATCACGCAATGGCAGCCAATGTGTCAACAACCCGAGATGTCTTTGGCAATGGTGGAAGCCATGGGAATGGTTACAAACTGCCCAAGCGAGGATGTGTATCTCCAGATGAAGCTGTAATGATGCGCCGCAATCAGCATCGTCCTCTTCAGGCCAGCCAGCGTAAAAGCAAG TCACTGAACGGTCTGCAGATGGACAACACAGTGAGTGGTCTGGATGGTGGTCCTCTATCAGACCACCCCAAAAGGTTGGGACTGGGCAGCCATGCCAAGCTGGAGCGCCAGGGCAGTAAGGGCAGCAAGGGGTGTCCCACCCCATCCCGTAAGGTCCACAGCCCCTTGGGGAACAGAGTGGATATCAACAAGCACAGTGATGATCTTCATGGGCTGCTCAGCATT GATTCCGGGTTCCAATCATGGGGGGATGAGTCAAAATGGAGAGGCGGGACAGAGGAGAATAACCACACCCCATTCAGCGAGAGGAGTCGGAAGCAGGACAAAGGAGGCTTCAGGAGCTCGTTCAAGAAACTCTTCAAGAAGAA GAGCAGTGAtgagaagaaagagaagggaggtGAGAAAACaccagaaaaccaaaacaacggTGAACACGAGACACCGGGGAAAAATCCCAAACTGGTACAGCTGGAGATAAACCGTGGCACAGCTGTATGA